One genomic region from Campylobacter concisus encodes:
- the fliH gene encoding flagellar assembly protein FliH: MKSSVITSETSPAHFIENYRFKVLGVGERAIDSAPVLIEENNLSEELSEQNFGQKGENFIPQASHQAQANSQNHFAPQAQSPQIQQAGESSFVEELLKKTDELSSNIIKLQMQIENQESEFAKRLDTEISRAKEDGKNEGIAQANAANEARINELEARFSTSAAKLEEQYVKFDEFLKKIEEELGQTAIKIAKEVIDKEISTSSNQIAHHLASSLIKELSNVKNIEIRVNPEDSEYIKEQFSKNEHVKISADDAISKGGVVIISDGGNIDATMQTRLEKLKMLVNNE; the protein is encoded by the coding sequence ATGAAAAGCAGCGTAATAACCAGTGAGACTTCTCCAGCTCACTTTATAGAAAATTACAGATTTAAGGTGCTTGGGGTTGGAGAGCGAGCCATAGATAGTGCTCCTGTATTGATAGAAGAAAATAATCTTAGTGAAGAGCTAAGTGAGCAGAATTTTGGGCAAAAGGGTGAAAATTTCATTCCTCAAGCTAGTCACCAAGCGCAGGCAAACTCACAAAATCACTTTGCTCCTCAGGCTCAAAGTCCACAAATACAGCAAGCAGGCGAGTCGAGCTTTGTTGAAGAACTGCTTAAAAAAACAGATGAGCTAAGTAGCAATATCATCAAACTTCAAATGCAAATAGAAAATCAAGAGAGCGAATTTGCTAAGCGCCTTGATACTGAAATTTCTCGTGCAAAAGAAGATGGTAAAAATGAGGGTATCGCCCAAGCAAATGCGGCAAATGAAGCAAGGATAAATGAGTTAGAGGCTAGATTTAGCACTTCAGCTGCAAAACTTGAAGAGCAGTACGTTAAATTTGATGAGTTTTTAAAGAAAATCGAAGAAGAGCTTGGACAAACTGCTATAAAAATCGCAAAAGAAGTAATCGATAAAGAAATTTCAACCTCTTCAAATCAGATCGCTCATCATTTAGCAAGCTCGCTTATAAAAGAGCTAAGTAATGTTAAAAATATAGAAATTCGCGTAAATCCTGAAGATAGCGAATATATAAAAGAGCAATTTAGCAAGAATGAGCACGTCAAAATAAGCGCTGATGATGCTATAAGCAAAGGCGGTGTGGTTATTATAAGTGATGGTGGCAATATCGATGCAACTATGCAAACAAGGCTAGAAAAACTAAAAATGCTGGTAAATAATGAATAA
- the fliG gene encoding flagellar motor switch protein FliG — MSIKLNDKQKMIYDDLSMPEKIAILLIQLGEEATALIFSHMDVDVITEISGYIATAKNIDKQVASAVLEEFYALMQSNQYMRSGGLEYAKEILYRTFGPEAAQKILDKLAKSMENSKSFGYLDKIKPQQLADFIIKEHPQTIALILAHMDSTSAAETLSFFSDELRSEVVIRMANLGDISPSVIKRVSTVLEGKLESLTSYKVEVGGPRAVAEVLNRLGQKASKSTIERIEQSDDKLATTIKELMFTFEDIINLNATAIREILKNVDKKDLMVAFKGSSDGIKDKFLSNMSQRAAEAFKEEMQYLGAVRVKDVEEAQRRIVETVQTLADQGVFQVGEADEMIE; from the coding sequence ATGTCAATAAAGCTAAATGACAAGCAAAAAATGATTTATGATGATCTATCGATGCCTGAAAAGATTGCTATTTTGCTGATTCAGCTTGGCGAAGAGGCAACTGCTCTTATATTTTCTCACATGGATGTTGATGTTATCACTGAAATTTCAGGCTATATCGCAACCGCAAAAAACATAGACAAACAAGTCGCAAGTGCTGTGCTAGAAGAATTTTACGCGCTAATGCAGTCAAATCAATATATGAGAAGTGGTGGTTTAGAGTACGCAAAAGAAATTCTTTACCGCACATTTGGTCCAGAGGCAGCTCAGAAAATTTTAGACAAGCTTGCAAAAAGCATGGAAAACTCAAAAAGCTTTGGCTATCTTGATAAGATAAAACCACAACAGCTGGCAGACTTTATCATAAAAGAGCACCCTCAAACCATCGCGCTAATACTAGCTCACATGGACTCAACGAGCGCTGCTGAAACGCTTAGCTTTTTCTCAGATGAGCTAAGAAGCGAGGTTGTCATTAGAATGGCAAATCTTGGTGATATTAGCCCATCGGTCATTAAGCGTGTTTCAACCGTACTTGAGGGTAAGCTTGAAAGTCTTACATCTTATAAAGTCGAAGTTGGCGGTCCAAGAGCTGTGGCAGAAGTGCTTAATAGACTTGGACAAAAAGCCAGCAAAAGTACGATCGAACGTATCGAACAAAGTGATGATAAGCTTGCAACAACGATTAAAGAGCTTATGTTTACATTTGAAGATATTATCAACCTTAATGCAACTGCGATTAGAGAAATTCTTAAAAATGTCGATAAAAAAGACCTTATGGTCGCATTTAAGGGCTCAAGCGATGGCATAAAGGATAAATTTTTATCAAATATGTCTCAGCGTGCAGCAGAAGCCTTTAAAGAGGAGATGCAGTATCTTGGTGCGGTGCGCGTAAAAGATGTTGAAGAGGCTCAAAGACGCATAGTGGAGACAGTGCAAACTCTAGCTGATCAAGGTGTATTCCAAGTCGGCGAAGCAGATGAGATGATAGAATGA
- the fliF gene encoding flagellar basal-body MS-ring/collar protein FliF, whose amino-acid sequence MDFKALLHQISQIYQKLSLKQKIVAASSIVLVVAFLVFLTLYKSKNENFAGYSVLFENISPNDSALILDQLNKDGIKYKLANEGTILVPTSDVYKERIAVATLGIPKESKIGFEIFDKQEFGATDAEQRVKFQRALEGELARTIESLSSIQKATVRIAIPKESVFTERQALPTASIVVELKPGVSLNAKQIFGIKNLVAASVTNLSTENVKIVNQDGVALGDEDGEFDSDAIAQQIRYKREFENNYEQKIVNVLAPIVGGADKVVAKVNIDFDFDKKDTKSEVYDPNNVVRSESNIEEKRQGSAPNEVGGVPGAVSNIGPVQGLDDSTLKEQYNKSSQQTNYEISKKVTNVKGQFASINRVSAAVVIDGLYQSKKDKDGKPTGEVEFTPLSKEQRESITNLIKQSIGYNQNRGDEVSLDNFEFKTGKDISTSEKMDGFVNNYVVPFMPLLKYIFAALLLYIFYKKVIVPFMQKMLEETKEEEEQVQDGLEDIEVDAEDTLEKFKAARKKVEEQLGLSGEFNEDELKYDVLLEKMRAVITERNEEIAMLLQDMVKNDSDFNMRKEI is encoded by the coding sequence ATGGATTTTAAAGCATTACTTCATCAAATAAGTCAAATTTATCAAAAGCTTTCATTAAAGCAAAAAATCGTTGCAGCTAGCTCGATCGTCTTGGTCGTGGCATTTTTGGTATTTTTAACACTTTATAAAAGCAAAAATGAAAATTTTGCAGGTTACAGCGTCCTTTTTGAAAACATTAGCCCAAACGATTCTGCCTTAATACTTGATCAGCTAAACAAAGATGGAATTAAATATAAATTAGCAAACGAAGGCACTATTCTTGTGCCAACGAGTGATGTTTATAAAGAGCGCATCGCTGTTGCAACGCTTGGAATACCAAAAGAGAGTAAAATCGGCTTTGAAATTTTTGATAAGCAAGAATTTGGTGCGACTGATGCCGAGCAGAGAGTAAAATTTCAAAGAGCGCTTGAGGGCGAGCTAGCTAGAACGATCGAGAGTCTTTCTTCTATCCAAAAAGCGACTGTTCGTATCGCTATCCCTAAAGAGAGCGTTTTTACTGAGCGTCAAGCACTTCCAACAGCTTCTATTGTTGTTGAGCTAAAGCCAGGCGTTAGCCTAAACGCAAAGCAAATTTTTGGCATTAAAAACCTAGTCGCTGCCTCTGTTACAAATTTAAGCACAGAAAATGTAAAGATCGTAAATCAAGACGGAGTCGCACTTGGCGATGAAGATGGTGAGTTTGATAGTGACGCTATAGCTCAGCAGATCCGCTATAAGCGCGAGTTTGAAAATAACTATGAGCAAAAGATCGTAAATGTGCTAGCTCCTATCGTGGGCGGAGCAGATAAGGTCGTAGCAAAGGTAAATATCGACTTTGACTTTGATAAAAAAGATACAAAAAGCGAGGTTTATGACCCAAATAACGTCGTAAGAAGCGAAAGTAACATCGAAGAAAAACGCCAAGGCTCAGCTCCAAATGAAGTGGGCGGCGTACCAGGTGCGGTTAGCAACATAGGCCCTGTTCAAGGGCTAGATGACAGCACTTTAAAAGAGCAGTACAACAAAAGCTCGCAGCAGACAAACTATGAAATTTCAAAGAAAGTAACAAATGTCAAAGGGCAGTTTGCTAGCATAAATAGAGTGAGTGCGGCTGTCGTTATAGACGGACTTTATCAGAGCAAAAAAGACAAAGATGGCAAGCCAACTGGTGAGGTAGAATTTACTCCACTTTCTAAAGAGCAAAGAGAGTCAATCACAAATTTAATCAAACAATCAATCGGCTATAACCAAAATAGAGGCGATGAAGTAAGCTTAGATAACTTTGAGTTTAAAACTGGCAAAGATATAAGCACTAGCGAGAAGATGGATGGCTTTGTGAATAACTATGTAGTGCCATTTATGCCGCTACTAAAATATATTTTTGCAGCATTGTTGCTCTACATCTTCTATAAAAAAGTCATTGTGCCATTTATGCAAAAGATGCTTGAAGAGACAAAAGAAGAAGAGGAGCAAGTTCAAGATGGCCTTGAAGATATTGAGGTAGATGCCGAAGATACGCTTGAGAAATTTAAAGCTGCTCGCAAAAAGGTCGAAGAGCAACTAGGACTTAGTGGCGAGTTTAATGAAGATGAATTAAAATACGATGTTTTACTTGAGAAAATGAGAGCGGTCATCACAGAAAGAAATGAAGAGATAGCAATGCTACTTCAAGATATGGTAAAAAATGACAGCGACTTTAATATGCGTAAGGAAATTTGA
- the hisC gene encoding histidinol-phosphate transaminase produces MKFNDFLDDLVNYEAGKPIELVVREFGIEAKDVIKLASNENPFGTSKRVEEALKEVAKKAHLYPDDSYFELKEGLAKKFGVTSKNLIIGSGSDQIIEYALHAKANKQSGVLMAGVTFAMYEIYAKQTGAKIYRTKSVEHNLSEFLEIYNAHKDEISVIFLCLPNNPLGECLDADEVFKFMKSIDENTLVVLDCAYNEFAKFKDRKKEIKPSEVVKFKNAIYLGTFSKAYALGGMRVGYGVANEEIIGALSKLRAPFNITTPSLRAAIVALNDDEFVQQTMQNNFEQMKRYEEFAKQNGIEFIPSYTNFITFKFNEPKSSQICEKMLKKGIILRDLKSYALNAVRITIGLSWQNDRVFEELKQILK; encoded by the coding sequence ATGAAATTTAATGACTTTTTAGATGATCTAGTAAATTACGAGGCTGGAAAGCCTATTGAGCTTGTGGTTAGAGAATTTGGCATCGAGGCAAAAGATGTGATCAAGCTAGCTAGCAACGAAAACCCTTTTGGCACGAGCAAACGTGTAGAAGAGGCGCTAAAGGAGGTCGCTAAAAAAGCGCATCTCTATCCAGACGATAGCTACTTTGAGCTAAAAGAAGGGCTGGCTAAGAAATTTGGCGTAACTAGCAAAAATTTAATTATCGGCTCTGGAAGTGACCAGATCATAGAGTATGCACTTCACGCAAAGGCGAATAAGCAAAGTGGCGTTTTGATGGCTGGCGTGACGTTTGCGATGTATGAAATTTATGCAAAACAAACTGGGGCTAAAATTTACCGCACAAAGAGTGTGGAGCATAATTTGAGTGAGTTTTTAGAAATTTATAATGCGCATAAAGATGAAATCTCTGTCATATTTCTTTGCCTGCCAAATAACCCTTTGGGAGAGTGTTTGGACGCAGATGAGGTCTTTAAATTTATGAAAAGTATTGATGAAAACACGCTTGTTGTGCTTGATTGTGCCTACAATGAATTTGCAAAATTTAAAGATAGAAAAAAAGAGATAAAGCCAAGCGAGGTGGTAAAATTTAAAAATGCCATCTATCTTGGTACTTTCTCAAAAGCCTACGCACTTGGCGGCATGCGCGTTGGATACGGCGTGGCAAATGAAGAGATCATAGGCGCTCTCTCAAAACTAAGAGCTCCGTTTAACATCACAACTCCAAGCTTAAGAGCTGCGATAGTAGCACTTAATGATGATGAGTTTGTGCAGCAAACCATGCAAAATAACTTCGAGCAGATGAAGAGATATGAAGAATTTGCAAAGCAAAATGGCATAGAATTTATCCCAAGCTATACGAATTTCATAACTTTTAAATTTAACGAGCCAAAATCAAGCCAGATATGCGAAAAGATGCTAAAAAAGGGTATAATTTTGCGAGATCTAAAAAGCTACGCCTTAAATGCGGTGAGAATCACCATCGGCCTTAGCTGGCAAAATGATAGAGTTTTTGAAGAGTTAAAGCAAATTTTAAAGTAG
- the pheA gene encoding prephenate dehydratase → MQELNELRKEIDAIDDLILNKLNERMILVEQIGKLKQTTGTPIYRPERERAIINRLTSLSKDKALNKAAIEAIYLEIFAVSRNLEMPQKIVYLGPEGTYTHQAAQSRFGAMSAYLPLATIEAVFTKLAQKEAKYGVVPIENNTEGAVGATLDCLSKFSDIKIVAELYVDIHHSFVSINENLKEIKRIYSHPQGYNQCRKFLEDHLLNEVEFIPAKSTAAAAYMASMDRESAAICSKIAAKIYNVPIVYETIEDNMANRTRFLILSDFKNARVENSKTSILAKTDHSPGRLADLLSIFKNENINITKLESRPIKQREFKSMFYLDFEGHIDDEKVQNAFELAKESGAEISWLGSYLNGEE, encoded by the coding sequence ATGCAAGAGCTAAATGAGCTTAGAAAAGAGATCGATGCGATCGATGATCTCATCTTAAATAAACTAAATGAAAGGATGATTTTAGTTGAACAAATCGGCAAGCTAAAGCAAACTACTGGAACGCCTATATATCGTCCTGAGCGTGAGCGAGCTATCATAAACCGCTTAACTAGTCTTAGCAAAGACAAAGCTTTAAATAAAGCTGCGATCGAGGCCATTTATCTTGAAATTTTTGCTGTGAGTAGAAATTTAGAAATGCCTCAAAAGATCGTCTATCTAGGGCCTGAAGGCACTTACACGCATCAGGCGGCTCAGAGTAGATTTGGTGCGATGAGTGCATATTTACCACTTGCTACGATCGAGGCGGTTTTTACAAAGCTAGCTCAAAAAGAGGCAAAATACGGCGTTGTGCCTATTGAAAACAACACTGAAGGCGCTGTTGGCGCTACGCTTGATTGTTTGAGTAAATTTAGTGATATAAAAATAGTTGCTGAGCTTTATGTGGATATCCATCACAGCTTTGTTAGCATAAATGAAAATTTAAAAGAGATAAAGCGAATTTATTCACATCCGCAAGGGTATAATCAATGCCGTAAATTTTTAGAAGATCACTTACTGAATGAGGTCGAATTTATCCCAGCTAAATCAACCGCAGCAGCTGCATATATGGCTTCTATGGATAGAGAATCGGCCGCCATTTGCTCAAAGATCGCAGCAAAAATTTATAATGTGCCGATCGTTTATGAGACGATTGAAGACAATATGGCAAATAGAACGAGATTTTTGATTTTAAGCGATTTTAAAAATGCAAGAGTTGAAAACTCAAAAACTTCGATCCTTGCAAAGACTGATCACAGTCCAGGACGTCTTGCTGATCTGCTTTCTATCTTTAAAAATGAAAATATCAATATCACTAAACTTGAGTCACGCCCTATTAAGCAACGCGAGTTTAAATCGATGTTTTATCTTGATTTTGAAGGGCATATCGACGATGAGAAGGTGCAAAACGCCTTTGAACTCGCAAAAGAAAGCGGTGCTGAGATAAGCTGGTTGGGGAGTTATTTAAACGGAGAAGAGTAA
- the lysA gene encoding diaminopimelate decarboxylase: MDFKELASRYKTPLYIYDFNHIKNRYEALKNAFFARKSLICYAVKANSNLSVLKFLADLGAGFDCVSIGEVKRALLAGAKRYQIIFSGVGKSDEELKEALKNEILLINVESFAELLRLEEIAKGLNLKARISIRVNPGVDAKTHPYISTGLNENKFGVDAETAKRMYIHAKASNSLEPTGIHFHIGSQLTSLSPIIDAANIVSELLRELRALEIDIKFFDVGGGLGIIYNDEKEINLYDYAQGILAALKGQDVTIVCEPGRFIVGNAGYFVASVLYEKFNGKKRFVITDGAMNDLIRPSLYGAHHEIFVCGKDKNLGPCDVVGPVCESGDFLAKDIELPECDSGDIIVVKGAGAYGFSMSSNYNTRNRAAEVCVLDGKDRLIRRRENFEDVVALEREFLESADARAK, from the coding sequence ATGGATTTTAAAGAGCTTGCAAGTAGATACAAAACCCCACTTTACATTTATGATTTTAACCACATAAAAAACCGTTACGAAGCACTAAAAAATGCATTTTTTGCTAGAAAATCTCTCATTTGTTATGCGGTGAAAGCAAACTCAAATCTAAGTGTTTTGAAATTTCTAGCCGACCTTGGAGCTGGATTTGATTGTGTTAGCATTGGCGAAGTAAAAAGAGCACTTTTAGCAGGCGCAAAGAGATATCAGATCATTTTTAGCGGTGTTGGCAAGAGCGATGAAGAGTTAAAAGAGGCTTTAAAAAATGAAATTTTACTCATAAATGTTGAGAGTTTTGCTGAACTTTTAAGGCTTGAGGAGATCGCAAAAGGGCTAAACTTAAAGGCAAGAATTAGCATTAGAGTAAATCCAGGTGTCGATGCAAAAACTCACCCATATATCTCAACGGGACTAAATGAAAATAAATTTGGTGTTGATGCTGAAACAGCTAAAAGAATGTACATCCACGCTAAAGCTTCAAACTCTCTTGAGCCAACTGGCATACATTTTCATATCGGCTCTCAGCTAACATCACTTAGCCCGATAATCGATGCTGCAAATATCGTTAGCGAGCTTTTAAGAGAGCTAAGAGCGCTTGAGATTGATATCAAATTTTTCGATGTTGGCGGCGGACTCGGTATCATTTATAACGATGAAAAAGAGATAAATTTATACGACTATGCTCAAGGAATTTTAGCTGCGCTAAAAGGCCAAGACGTGACTATCGTATGCGAGCCAGGACGCTTTATCGTAGGTAATGCTGGCTACTTTGTTGCAAGCGTTTTATATGAAAAATTTAACGGCAAAAAGAGATTTGTCATCACTGATGGCGCGATGAATGATCTTATTAGACCAAGCCTTTACGGTGCTCATCATGAAATTTTTGTTTGTGGCAAGGATAAAAATTTAGGCCCATGCGATGTGGTTGGTCCAGTTTGTGAAAGTGGCGATTTTTTAGCAAAAGATATAGAGTTGCCAGAGTGCGATAGTGGCGATATTATCGTTGTAAAAGGTGCTGGAGCTTATGGTTTTAGCATGAGCTCAAACTACAACACAAGAAACAGAGCCGCTGAAGTTTGCGTGCTTGATGGCAAAGACAGACTTATAAGAAGACGTGAGAACTTTGAAGATGTCGTGGCACTTGAGAGAGAATTTTTGGAGAGCGCTGATGCAAGAGCTAAATGA
- a CDS encoding LptF/LptG family permease, translated as MKLYARYVGWVYIKSFLIVFLALELFYVGIDLLTNLKDLPPSANLQLLYVGLTSLSAIGYVLPLSLIFALIILHVNMVRSNELISFYALGISKNNLIFPPFFIALFVTIFYVGLNFTPFAYAHDYQKSIAKNTAFSKSTNDSFLKFEGKFIYIKELNSVNQIANDVRIFEINGTNLLSTTFANHANFKDNEWILKDVNQTLLPQILELGEAGFNKIQSDSLDALKGFKPKSIESAASVENSKFNIPDAINFIKTFKNEGIGLDSAKTAFYNLAIAPFFAPFLLLIFYYHLPVTGRFFNLAFSTFIFVVITLVVWGLLFILAKFAQTSVILPEIGIVLPVILLFAYAIYLIKSHR; from the coding sequence ATGAAACTATATGCCAGATACGTTGGCTGGGTCTATATAAAATCTTTTCTTATCGTATTTTTAGCGCTTGAACTATTTTATGTTGGTATCGATCTACTTACAAATTTAAAAGATCTGCCGCCATCTGCAAACCTTCAGCTCCTTTATGTTGGGCTTACATCGCTTAGCGCTATTGGTTACGTTTTGCCACTTTCGCTCATTTTCGCACTCATTATTTTACATGTAAATATGGTCAGATCTAATGAGCTAATCAGTTTTTATGCGCTTGGCATTAGTAAAAATAACTTAATTTTTCCACCATTTTTTATTGCACTTTTTGTAACTATTTTTTATGTCGGCTTAAATTTTACTCCATTTGCCTATGCACACGACTATCAAAAAAGTATCGCTAAAAATACGGCTTTTTCAAAAAGCACAAATGATTCATTTTTAAAATTTGAAGGCAAATTTATCTACATAAAGGAGCTAAATTCTGTTAATCAAATAGCAAATGATGTTAGAATTTTTGAGATAAATGGCACAAATTTACTCTCAACTACATTTGCAAATCATGCTAATTTTAAAGACAATGAGTGGATTTTAAAAGATGTTAATCAAACTCTTTTGCCGCAAATTTTAGAGCTTGGTGAAGCTGGTTTTAATAAAATACAAAGTGATAGCTTAGATGCATTAAAAGGCTTTAAGCCAAAGAGTATTGAAAGCGCTGCTAGTGTTGAAAACTCAAAATTTAATATCCCAGATGCGATAAATTTTATAAAGACATTTAAGAATGAAGGCATCGGCCTTGATAGCGCAAAAACAGCTTTTTACAACCTTGCTATCGCACCATTTTTTGCACCATTTTTGTTGCTCATTTTTTACTATCATTTGCCTGTAACTGGTAGGTTTTTTAATCTTGCATTTTCGACTTTTATTTTTGTTGTGATAACTCTTGTCGTTTGGGGGTTGCTCTTTATTCTTGCAAAATTTGCACAAACTTCCGTAATCTTGCCAGAGATTGGCATAGTTTTGCCAGTTATTTTACTTTTTGCATACGCCATTTATCTCATAAAATCGCATCGTTAA
- the pth gene encoding aminoacyl-tRNA hydrolase, with protein MTLIAGLGNPGPKYENTRHNIGFILIDLLKDSNFKDVSSAKFQGEVFKFNDIILLKPTTFMNLSGQSVKAVKDFYKPDRIIVIHDDLDLSFGAVKFKKGGSSGGHNGIKSIDGLIGNDYERVRVGIGHEGDAKNFVLGEFSDEEKKALDEILAYTKNAVCELLKSDINEISQKFTVKKGLIK; from the coding sequence GTGACACTAATAGCGGGGCTGGGGAATCCTGGTCCCAAATACGAAAACACTAGACACAACATAGGCTTTATTCTTATAGACCTCCTAAAAGACTCAAATTTTAAAGATGTTAGCTCAGCTAAATTTCAAGGCGAAGTTTTTAAATTTAACGACATTATCTTGCTAAAACCAACGACCTTTATGAACCTTTCAGGTCAAAGTGTTAAGGCGGTAAAAGACTTTTATAAGCCAGATAGGATCATTGTCATCCACGACGATCTTGATCTTAGTTTTGGCGCTGTTAAATTTAAAAAAGGCGGCAGTAGCGGCGGGCACAACGGCATAAAATCAATCGACGGACTAATCGGCAACGACTACGAAAGGGTGCGTGTTGGCATAGGGCATGAGGGCGATGCTAAAAATTTCGTCCTTGGCGAGTTTAGCGACGAGGAGAAAAAGGCTTTAGATGAAATTCTAGCCTATACAAAAAATGCAGTTTGCGAGCTATTAAAGAGCGATATCAATGAAATTTCACAAAAATTTACGGTAAAAAAAGGTCTTATCAAATGA
- a CDS encoding 50S ribosomal protein L25/general stress protein Ctc: MLEGIVRESIGKKSAKALRRDGYLIANIYGKGLENVAAAFKVNDFIKEARKKESLAFDVKVGGKVYNVVIVDYQRDVVTSDLKHVDLKVALPGVLSKYMIPVKPVGTPIGLKNKGVLIQSKRRLCVKCTAENLPNSFDVDVSKLDIDDTILVRDITAPKGVTIIDADRVAVLGVIKAK; encoded by the coding sequence ATGTTAGAGGGTATCGTTAGAGAGAGTATCGGTAAGAAGTCTGCGAAGGCTTTGAGAAGAGATGGTTATCTAATCGCCAACATTTATGGCAAGGGATTAGAGAATGTTGCAGCTGCTTTTAAAGTAAATGACTTTATTAAAGAAGCGCGCAAAAAAGAGAGCCTTGCTTTTGATGTAAAAGTAGGCGGAAAAGTTTATAATGTCGTTATTGTTGATTACCAAAGAGATGTTGTTACAAGCGATCTTAAACACGTAGATCTAAAAGTAGCACTTCCAGGCGTTTTATCAAAATATATGATCCCAGTTAAGCCAGTTGGAACACCTATTGGTCTTAAAAATAAGGGTGTTTTGATACAGTCAAAAAGACGTCTTTGTGTAAAATGCACAGCTGAAAATTTACCAAATTCATTTGATGTTGATGTAAGCAAACTTGACATTGATGATACGATCTTGGTTCGTGATATCACAGCTCCTAAAGGCGTTACTATTATTGACGCTGACCGTGTTGCGGTACTTGGAGTTATTAAAGCTAAATAA
- a CDS encoding transaldolase, which translates to MYDNEAKFSLWCDFIERDFVQNEFSTMLENGVINGATSNPAIFKTAFTSPAYKKIIESSNKRHPKDLYEILATQDIKIAACKMLKHYANGDDGFVSIEVDPNLCEDTAATIEEGMRLHSLISMPNVMIKIPATKEGYEAMSALMARGISVNATLIFSPDQAKNCLEAFKEGSKAYASRFMDTTMPKGVISVFVSRFDRKLDEVMAAKSLPTGQIGIMNAANIYHLIEDFGLENVRTLFASTGVKGGGLRGDYYVRELMYKNSINTAPIETIKEFIKEKVEAKNVPSKENISSFFQIIKNNEIDINVVYKDLLSDGLKQFVSAFDDIMKSL; encoded by the coding sequence ATGTACGATAATGAAGCTAAATTTTCTCTTTGGTGTGACTTTATAGAAAGAGATTTTGTACAAAATGAATTTAGTACCATGCTAGAAAATGGTGTTATAAACGGAGCAACAAGCAATCCAGCTATTTTTAAAACAGCATTTACTTCGCCAGCTTACAAAAAGATTATAGAAAGTAGCAATAAACGTCATCCAAAAGATCTTTATGAAATTTTAGCGACACAAGATATAAAGATCGCTGCATGTAAGATGCTAAAGCACTATGCAAACGGAGATGATGGCTTTGTAAGTATTGAGGTTGATCCAAATTTATGCGAAGATACAGCTGCTACAATAGAAGAAGGCATGAGGCTTCACAGTTTAATTTCAATGCCAAATGTCATGATAAAAATTCCAGCCACAAAAGAGGGCTATGAGGCAATGAGTGCACTTATGGCAAGGGGAATTAGTGTAAATGCTACGCTTATATTCTCACCAGATCAGGCTAAAAACTGCCTTGAAGCTTTTAAAGAAGGCAGTAAGGCTTATGCAAGTCGCTTTATGGATACTACTATGCCAAAAGGTGTGATAAGTGTTTTTGTAAGTAGATTTGATAGAAAGCTTGATGAAGTTATGGCTGCAAAGAGCTTGCCAACGGGGCAAATCGGCATAATGAATGCTGCAAATATATATCATCTGATCGAAGATTTTGGACTAGAAAATGTAAGAACGCTTTTTGCAAGCACAGGTGTAAAAGGCGGTGGTTTAAGAGGGGATTATTACGTTAGAGAGCTAATGTATAAAAATTCTATAAATACAGCACCAATAGAGACGATAAAAGAATTTATAAAAGAAAAAGTAGAGGCAAAAAATGTGCCTAGTAAAGAAAATATCTCAAGCTTTTTCCAGATTATAAAAAATAATGAGATAGATATAAATGTCGTTTATAAAGATTTATTAAGCGACGGTTTAAAGCAGTTTGTGTCAGCATTTGATGATATTATGAAATCACTTTAG